TGGCGGTACGCGATCCCGATGTGCTCATCGACGAAATCGACCCGGAATTCTACGATGAGGATGAACGCCTGCCCTACTGGGCGGAGATCTGGCCCTCGGCGATCGGTCTCGGCCGTCACCTGTTCGAGTACCCCGCGCCCGCCGGTTCCCGGATCCTGGAACTGGGCTGCGGCATCGGCCTGGCCGGTATCGCCGCGGCCGCGGCCGGACTGGCGGTCACCGCGTGCGATTACGAAGAAGACGCCCTGGCCTTCGCCCGGTATAATGCCCGGCTGAATGCCCTGGATAGGCGCGTATCCTTCCGCTTCCTGGACTGGAGAAACCCGGATCTCGACCGCAAGTACACCATTGTAATCGGCTCGGACATCCTGTACGAAAGGCCGAATCACGACCCGATCCAGCGCCTGCTCCACGAAACGCTGGAACCGGGCGGCATGTTCCTCGCGAGCGATCCCGACCGCCGGGCGGCCGCCCCCTTCGTCGAATCCATGATCGTCCGGGGATACCGCCACAGCGCGCAGCCCCGAAAGGTGAAATTCGAAAGCAAGGACAACCGCATCATCGTCCATCGGTTTCTGAAGGAAGACTGAGCCGCTGCGCTGAGTTGGCCGCCGTGAGACGTTGCCCCTGGGTTGACCGCCGTGAGCCGCTGCCCCTGGGTTGACCGCCGTGAGTAGGCCGTCCCGAGCCCGCCGCCCAGATCGGAAAGGACATGAAAGAAACCATCGACCAACTGCCGGAGGGGATCCGCGGGCAACTGCGCCGGGCCGGCCGCCTGGCCGATGAATCGGGACTGGCGCTGTACCTGGTCGGCGGGACCGTACGGGACCTGCTGCTGGGACGTTCCAGAACGGACATCGACCTGGCCGTGGAAGGAGACGGCATGGGATTCGCCGCCCGGCTGGCCCGGGCGTCCGGAGCCCGTTCCACACCGAATGCCCGGTTCCTGACGGCCACCGTGGAAATGCCCGAAGGCCACAGCCTGGACGTAGCCACGGCCCGCAGCGAGACCTACGACCGTCCGGGCGCGCTGCCCAGGGTGGCGTCCGCGACGATGGACGTGGACCTGGCGCGGCGGGATTTCACGATCAACGCCATGGCGGTCTCGCTGAACGGGCGGAGCTTCGGCGAATTGGTAGATCCGTTCGAGGGCACGTCCGACCTGCGGAAGAAACGGGTCCGCATTCTCCACGACCGGAGCTTCATCGACGATCCGACTCGCCTCTTCCGGGCCGTCCGGTTCGAACAGCGCCTTCGGTTCAGGCTCGAGCACGGGACGGAACGGAGGTTCCGGGAAGCGGTCGCGGGGGGCATGATCGGTAACCTTTCCGGACCCCGGTTACTCGAGCAGTTGAAACTGGTCTGCTACGAGCCGGATCCCTGGCTGGTCTTCAACCGGCTGGAAGGACTCGGGGTCCTCAGGGCCATCCACCCCGCCCTCGGATCCGACGAGGGACTGAAGACCCTGGTCCGGGAGATCAGCCCGTCTGGCGGCCCGGCGTCCCCGGCCGGCGACGGCTGGTGGATCCTGTACCTGGTGGCGCTGTTCGGCCCGCACCGGGCGGAGACCTTGCAGGGCGTCGTGGACCGGCTGAAGCCCAACCGGCGTCTCAGGAAGGCCATCGAGGACATGTCCCGGTGGTCCTTCGTGGAGCGGGCCGTCGCGTCGGGGGAGATCGACACGCCGGCGGACTTCTTCCGCGCGGTGCGATCGATATCGGAGGACACCATGCTGTTCGTCACCCTGACCCACCCGGACGAAGGCATGCGGAAACGTTGCGTATCCTATTACCACCAGCACAGGCACATGCGCCTTTCCATCGACGGAGGCACGCTCAAGGACCTGGGCATCACGGAGGGTCCGGCTTACGGCCGGATCCTGGACGAAGTGCTTATGATGAAAATAAACGGCGAAATCGGGACAGAGGAGGAGGAACGCCGCGCCGCCCGGAGTCTCTGGTCGCGCCTTCACCGCCCCGAGCCCTGAATGGATCCGCTGTCACAGCAAAGGAGTTTCCATGCCCGACTTTACGATCCTGTTCGTCGCCATGCCGGCGATCCTCTTCGCCCTGACCTTTCACGAGTACGCCCATGCCTGGGCGGCGTGGAAACTGGGCGACCCCACGGCGCGCAGCATGGGACGGCTTTCGCTTAACCCCCTGGTGCATCTCGACCCGGCCGGGACCATCATGCTGGTCATCACCGTCATGAGCGGATTCGGCATCGGCTGGGCGAAACCCGTGCCGGTGGATCCACGCTACCTGCGCAATCCACGGAAGGACATGCTCTGGATCGCCCTGGCCGGGCCGGTGTCGAATATCATCCTGGCCTTCATCCTGGTGGGTATCTTCACCCACATGCCCTCGGGCGGCGCCCTGACCGACACGTTGCGCCAGATGATCCGGTACGGGATCATCATCAACCTGGCGCTGGCCTTCTTCAACATGCTGCCGATCCCCCCGCTGGACGGGTCGCGGGTCCTGAAGGGACTGCTGCCCCCGGCGCAGGCGCAGCGGTACGGCCAGCTGGAAATGTACGGCCCCATGCTGCTGATCGGCCTGATTATCGCGGACCAGATGCTCCGCCTGGGTATCATCCGGACCTGGATCGCCGTGCCTGCCCAGATCAGCCTGCAACTGATGAGCGAAATCTTCAGCAGTTTCTGAGCGGGGAGCTTCATGCGGCTGAGTACCGAAACGGTCCGCCTGGACCTCATCCATCCATTCCGCATCGCCCGCGAGGTCAGCGATCACAAGCAAAACGTGCTCGTGCGCATCTCCGACGGCGAGTTGACCGGCACGGGTGAAGCCGCACCTTCCCGCTACTACGGGGAAGACGCCGGTTCGGTCATCCGGGCGCTGGAGAAAGTGCCGTCGCTCCTCGGCGGTGATCCATTCGAACTCGAAAAATCTACCGATCGCCTCGCGTCCGCGCTTCCGGGCGATCCCTCGGCGCGCGCGGCCGTGGATATCGCACTGCACGATCTGGCCGCACAGCGGCTCGGCGTACCGCTCTACCGGTGGCTCGGTCTCGATCCCGCAAAAACACCCGTCACTTCATTCACCATCGGCATCGACGAGCCGGCAACCGTTCGTCGCAAAGTGCGGGAGGCCGCCGAATACCCGGCGTTGAAGATTAAGCTCGGTTCGGAAAAGGACCTCGATATCATGCGTGCGATCCGGGATGAAACGGATGCGCGCATCCGGATCGACGCCAACGCGGGGTGGACGGCGGACCAGGCCGTGGAAATGGTCGGCCGCCTGTCCGAGTTCGGCGTGGAACTCGTGGAGCAGCCCCTGCCCCCCGGTTCGCCCGCGGACTGGCACAGGGTGCGGGAGGCCGCGTCCATGCCGGTCTTCGCCGACGAAAGCGTGCTGGTCTCCCCGGACGTGCCCGCCATGGCCGGCCTGGTGGACGGCGTCAACGTTAAACTGATGAAGTGCGGCGGGGTCCGCGAAGCGCT
Above is a window of Gemmatimonadota bacterium DNA encoding:
- a CDS encoding methyltransferase domain-containing protein, yielding MPPFAVPTELARRYDVCFKSIAIGKWVNLDMLAVRDPDVLIDEIDPEFYDEDERLPYWAEIWPSAIGLGRHLFEYPAPAGSRILELGCGIGLAGIAAAAAGLAVTACDYEEDALAFARYNARLNALDRRVSFRFLDWRNPDLDRKYTIVIGSDILYERPNHDPIQRLLHETLEPGGMFLASDPDRRAAAPFVESMIVRGYRHSAQPRKVKFESKDNRIIVHRFLKED
- a CDS encoding dipeptide epimerase, with product MRLSTETVRLDLIHPFRIAREVSDHKQNVLVRISDGELTGTGEAAPSRYYGEDAGSVIRALEKVPSLLGGDPFELEKSTDRLASALPGDPSARAAVDIALHDLAAQRLGVPLYRWLGLDPAKTPVTSFTIGIDEPATVRRKVREAAEYPALKIKLGSEKDLDIMRAIRDETDARIRIDANAGWTADQAVEMVGRLSEFGVELVEQPLPPGSPADWHRVREAASMPVFADESVLVSPDVPAMAGLVDGVNVKLMKCGGVREALRLIHTARAHGMRVMIGCMIETSVAITAAAHLSPLADYADLDGNLLISNDPFSGANVRQGRLVLPEGPGIGIAPRS
- a CDS encoding CCA tRNA nucleotidyltransferase, whose amino-acid sequence is MKETIDQLPEGIRGQLRRAGRLADESGLALYLVGGTVRDLLLGRSRTDIDLAVEGDGMGFAARLARASGARSTPNARFLTATVEMPEGHSLDVATARSETYDRPGALPRVASATMDVDLARRDFTINAMAVSLNGRSFGELVDPFEGTSDLRKKRVRILHDRSFIDDPTRLFRAVRFEQRLRFRLEHGTERRFREAVAGGMIGNLSGPRLLEQLKLVCYEPDPWLVFNRLEGLGVLRAIHPALGSDEGLKTLVREISPSGGPASPAGDGWWILYLVALFGPHRAETLQGVVDRLKPNRRLRKAIEDMSRWSFVERAVASGEIDTPADFFRAVRSISEDTMLFVTLTHPDEGMRKRCVSYYHQHRHMRLSIDGGTLKDLGITEGPAYGRILDEVLMMKINGEIGTEEEERRAARSLWSRLHRPEP
- a CDS encoding site-2 protease family protein, with the translated sequence MPDFTILFVAMPAILFALTFHEYAHAWAAWKLGDPTARSMGRLSLNPLVHLDPAGTIMLVITVMSGFGIGWAKPVPVDPRYLRNPRKDMLWIALAGPVSNIILAFILVGIFTHMPSGGALTDTLRQMIRYGIIINLALAFFNMLPIPPLDGSRVLKGLLPPAQAQRYGQLEMYGPMLLIGLIIADQMLRLGIIRTWIAVPAQISLQLMSEIFSSF